The stretch of DNA TCAACGAATTTGCCAACTATCCAATGAGTAAAAACACTTCCGATCTGTCCTCCCACACCCCGATGATGCAGCAGTACTGGCGCCTGAAAAACCAGCACCCTGATCAGTTGATGTTCTACCGCATGGGCGATTTCTACGAGATCTTCTATGAAGACGCGAAGAAGGCGGCCAAGTTGCTGGACATCACCCTGACCGCGCGCGGGCAGTCGGCCGGGCAGTCAATTCCGATGTGCGGGATTCCATATCATTCGTTGGAAGGTTACCTGGTCAAGCTGGTGAAGCTGGGCGAGTCGGTGGTGATCTGTGAGCAGATCGGCGACCCGGCCACCAGCAAGGGCCCGGTGGAACGCCAGGTGGTGCGCATCATCACGCCGGGTACGGTGAGTGATGAGGCGCTGCTGGATGAGCGTCGCGACAACCTGATCGCGGCAGTACTGGGGGACGAACGCCTGTTCGGCCTGGCAGTCCTGGATATCACAAGTGGCAACTTCACGGTGCTGGAGATCAAGGGCTGGGAGAATCTGCTGGCGGAGCTTGAGCGCGTCAACCCGGTGGAGTTGATGATCCCGGACGACTGGCCAAAGGACCTGCCGGCGGAACGTCGCCGTGGGACCAAGCGTCGTGCGCCGTGGGATTTCGAGCGTGATTCGGCGCTGAAAAGCCTGTGCCAGCAATTCTCCGTGCAAGACCTCAAGGGCTTCGGTTGCGAAACCCTGACCCTGGCCATCGGCGCCGCCGGTTGCCTGCTCAGCTATGCCAAGGAAACCCAGCGCACTGCCCTGCCGCATTTGCGCAGCCTGCGTCATGAACGCCTGGACGACACCGTGGTGCTGGATGGCGCCAGCCGTCGCAACCTGGAACTGGACACCAACCTCGCCGGCGGGCGCGACAACACCCTGCAATCGGTGGTCGACCGTTGCCAGACCGCCATGGGCAGCCGCTTGCTAACCCGCTGGTTGAACCGCCCGCTGCGGGATTTGACCGTGCTGCAAGCCCGCCAGACCTCTATTACCTGCCTGCTCGACCGCTACCGCTTTGAAAAGCTGCAACCGCAGCTCAAGGAAATCGGCGATATCGAGCGGATCCTGGCGCGGATCGGCCTGCGTAATGCGCGGCCCCGCGACCTGGCACGCCTGCGCGATGCCCTCGGCGCCCTGCCGCAACTGCAAGCGGCGATGACCGAACTGGAAGCACCGCACCTGCAGCAGCTGGCAGTCACCACCGGCACCTACCCGGAACTGGCGGCGCTGCTGGAAAAAGCCATCATCGACAACCCGCCCGCGATCATCCGTGACGGTGGCGTGTTGAAGACCGGTTACGACACCGAGCTGGATGAGCTGCAATCCCTGAGCGAGAACGCCGGGCAGTTCCTGATTGACCTGGAAGCCCGTGAAAAAGCCCGCACCGGCCTGGCCAACCTGAAAGTCGGCTACAACCGCGTGCACGGCTACTTTATCGAGTTGCCAAGCAAGCAGGCCGAGCAGGCGCCGATCGATTACCAGCGCCGCCAGACCCTCAAGGGTGCCGAGCGCTTTATCACTCCGGAGCTTAAAGAATTCGAAGACAAGGCGCTGTCGGCCAAAAGCCGCGCCCTGGCCCGGGAGAAAATGCTCTACGAAGCCTTGCTCGAAAGCCTGATCGACAAGCTGGCGCCGTTGCAGGACACCGCAGCCGCCCTGGCCGAGCTGGATGTACTGAGCAACCTGGCCGAGCGTGCCCTGAACCTTGACCTGAACTGCCCGCGCTTTGTCAGCGAGCCGTGCATGCGCATCGTGCAAGGTCGCCACCCGGTGGTGGAGCAGGTGTTGACCACGCCGTTCGTCGCCAACGACCTGTCGCTGGACGACGACACCCGCATGCTGGTGATCACCGGTCCGAACATGGGCGGTAAATCCACCTACATGCGTCAGACCGCGTTGATCGTGCTGCTTGCGCATATCGGCAGCTTCGTGCCGGCGGCAAGCTGCGAATTGTCACTGGTGGACCGCATCTTCACCCGGATCGGTTCCAGCGATGACCTGGCCGGCGGCCGTTCGACCTTTATGGTGGAAATGAGCGAAACCGCCAACATCCTGCACAACGCCACCGAACGCAGCCTGGTGCTGATGGACGAAGTGGGCCGCGGCACCAGCACCTTCGACGGGCTGTCCCTGGCGTGGGCGGCGGCCGAACGTTTGGCGCACCTGCGGGCATATACGCTGTTCGCGACGCACTACTTCGAACTGACCGTGCTGCCGGAAAACGAGCCGTTGGTAGCCAACGTGCACCTCAATGCCACCGAGCACAACGAGCGCATCGTGTTCCTGCACCACGTGCTGCCCGGCCCGGCAAGCCAGAGTTACGGCCTGGCCGTGGCGCAACTGGCGGGGGTGCCGGCCGAGGTGATTACCCGTGCTCGCGAGCACCTGAGCCGCCTGGAAGAAACAGCGCTGCCCCATGAGATTCCCGTGGCCAGCCCGGCCAAGGCCAGCAACAAACCCAGCGCGCCGCACCAGAGCGACATGTTCGCCAGCCTGCCTCATCCGGTACTGGATGAGTTGGCTAAGCTTGACCTGGATGACGTGACGCCGCGAAAAGCGCTCGAAATGTTATATGCACTGAAGACTCGGATATAACGCAGACGCTTGCAAGCTGGTAGACTCTCGCGCGGTTTGGGATGCTGCGGGCTTTTAGCCTGGCCTGCAGACTATCGCTCCCGAACCTCGCGAGCCCTGCTACAAAGGGTTTCGCTGCCGCCGCCTGAGGAGAAAATTAGAAATGACCTTCGTCGTCACCGACAACTGCATCAAGTGCAAGTACACCGACTGCGTAGAAGTGTGTCCGGTGGACTGCTTCTACGAAGGCCCGAATTTCCTGGTCATCCACCCGGACGAGTGCATTGACTGCGCCCTGTGTGAACCAGAATGCCCGGCCGTCGCTATTTTCTCCGAGGACGAAGTCCCGGCAGAGATGCAGGAATTTATTCAGTTGAACGTTGAGCTGGCGGAAATCTGGCCGAATATCACTGAGCGCAAAGACCCGATGCCGGATGCGGCAGAGTGGGATGGCAAAAAAGGCAAGATTGCCGACCTCGAACGCTGATAGCGTCGATGCCCTCCAAAAGGCCCCTTGCGGGCCTTTTTGCATTTCTGCGGGGCGGGTTTCACTGTTCTACAGGCAAAAAAAAGGGGCGGTATGACCCGCCCACATTTTTTCCCTAGTCCCTGTGTTCCTTTTCATCGTCCTGATGAATCGCATCCTGCGAGGTTCCCTGAATCATCGTTCCTTGATGACT from Pseudomonas sp. NC02 encodes:
- the fdxA gene encoding ferredoxin FdxA, whose amino-acid sequence is MTFVVTDNCIKCKYTDCVEVCPVDCFYEGPNFLVIHPDECIDCALCEPECPAVAIFSEDEVPAEMQEFIQLNVELAEIWPNITERKDPMPDAAEWDGKKGKIADLER
- the mutS gene encoding DNA mismatch repair protein MutS yields the protein MSKNTSDLSSHTPMMQQYWRLKNQHPDQLMFYRMGDFYEIFYEDAKKAAKLLDITLTARGQSAGQSIPMCGIPYHSLEGYLVKLVKLGESVVICEQIGDPATSKGPVERQVVRIITPGTVSDEALLDERRDNLIAAVLGDERLFGLAVLDITSGNFTVLEIKGWENLLAELERVNPVELMIPDDWPKDLPAERRRGTKRRAPWDFERDSALKSLCQQFSVQDLKGFGCETLTLAIGAAGCLLSYAKETQRTALPHLRSLRHERLDDTVVLDGASRRNLELDTNLAGGRDNTLQSVVDRCQTAMGSRLLTRWLNRPLRDLTVLQARQTSITCLLDRYRFEKLQPQLKEIGDIERILARIGLRNARPRDLARLRDALGALPQLQAAMTELEAPHLQQLAVTTGTYPELAALLEKAIIDNPPAIIRDGGVLKTGYDTELDELQSLSENAGQFLIDLEAREKARTGLANLKVGYNRVHGYFIELPSKQAEQAPIDYQRRQTLKGAERFITPELKEFEDKALSAKSRALAREKMLYEALLESLIDKLAPLQDTAAALAELDVLSNLAERALNLDLNCPRFVSEPCMRIVQGRHPVVEQVLTTPFVANDLSLDDDTRMLVITGPNMGGKSTYMRQTALIVLLAHIGSFVPAASCELSLVDRIFTRIGSSDDLAGGRSTFMVEMSETANILHNATERSLVLMDEVGRGTSTFDGLSLAWAAAERLAHLRAYTLFATHYFELTVLPENEPLVANVHLNATEHNERIVFLHHVLPGPASQSYGLAVAQLAGVPAEVITRAREHLSRLEETALPHEIPVASPAKASNKPSAPHQSDMFASLPHPVLDELAKLDLDDVTPRKALEMLYALKTRI